CTGCTTAGTGCATTTTTTTTATTCTGTCCATTTCTCTTTTGGCATCTTTTGTTTTTAGTGTCTCCCGTTTGTCGTGGCTCTTTTTTCCTTTCGCAAGGCCAATTTCCATCTTTGCCCATCCTTTTTCTGTTATAAAAACTTTAAGCGGGATAATAGTCAATCCGGATTCTTTGGTCTTCCGCAGAAGCTTTTGAAGTTCTTTTTTATTTAAAAGGAGCTTCCGTTCGCGTAGAGGCAAATGGTTGTTGTAGGTACCAAAAAAGTACTCCGCAATATTAAAGCCCCTTACCCAAAGGTCGTTTTTTACAAAATAACAATATGCCTCTACTAAGCTGGCCTTACCCAAACGCAAGGATTTTATCTCGGTACCCGACAATTGAATTCCGGCCACATATTTCTCGAGTATATCGTAATCGAAATATGCTTTTTTATTACGTATGTTTAATTTATTTTGCTTCTGCATAATTATTAAATAGCATTGGTTATTCTACGGCTGTATCTTCCTTTTTGCGACAAATTAGATATGAATAAAGTTGACAAATATCCTCAACAAAAAATAAGGAACAAACAACAACAATACACTTACGATTATCGAAAAAACAATCCTCAAGTCTATCGATTCAAATTCGCCCAATTTGCCGGAACCCAGCCACACCAGATAAGCTACATACAAACCCAGTATATGTAAAAAATATATTTGCGGAATAAGTGCTGTGCTTATCTTAACCAGATATAAAATCAGCGAGCTGTATGCCGTTAGTTTGTACGCCAGTATTTTTATATCGCTCGCATAGGTTTTAACCGTAAATTTAGGAATTAGTTTAATGGTGATAAAATAGGTAACATAGAGTCCTAAAAAAAAGGAAGTAAACAACAGCACAGCCTGTTTTAGTGCTGACTCGAACGGATAGCTTGAATGGGAGGCCAGATGGCTCACAAAACTCAATAGCGATAGAGCCCCGATGTAAGGCAAAACATAATTTGCGAGAATCATGTTCGCATCCGATTTTTCGTTAAAAATAGCCTGCCACTCCTGCTTAGGTGTTACGATAAGATTTTTGGTGCGGACAAATAAATCTCTGTATTTTGCACTCATGCTTTCTGGTATATTGTTTGCGCTCATGATATCCTTATTTAATCGGCATTTATAAAAACAAAATGCCCCAAAATAATTAGATTTGTAAAACAAATGTATAAAAATTTGAGTCATTTAAGATATGCGGCATAGCAATAAGTATAATTTGGTGGTTGTATTGGGTCCCACGGCAAGCGGTAAAACTGCACTGGCCGCTTCTTTGGCACATCATATAAACGGAGAAATAATCAGTGCCGATTCCAGACAAGTGTACAAACACATGAACCTGGGCACCGGAAAAGATTACGATGAATATATAGTAAATGGACAGCATGTACCGTATCATTTGATTGACATTGCCGAACCCGGCTACAAATACAATGTATACGAATACCAACGTGATTTTTTTAAGGCTTTTGGAGATATCCGCGACAGAAATAAGTTTCCGCTTATGTGCGGAGGTACAGGAATGTACATTGAGGCAGTGCTCAGCGGTTTTAAAATGATACAGGTTCCGTCTAACCCCCAACTTCGCGAAGATTTAGAAAATAAATCATTAGCGGAACTAACAGAGCTATTACAATCGATGAAGCGTTTGCATAATACCACCGAAGTAGACACCAAGAAACGAGCTATACGAGCCATCGAAATTGAGGTCTACTACCAGGATAATCCACAAATAGAAGTGAAGCTGCCCCAATTAAACCCTCTGATAATAGGAGTTGATATAGAAAGAGAGCTGCGACGCAAAAAAATAACCAAACGCCTAACAGAGAGACTTCAGGAAGGTATGACAGACGAGGTAGAAGGCATTTTAGATTCGGGCGTAAACCCCAAAGATCTTATTTATTATGGTTTAGAATATAAATATGTAACACAATACATTATAGGCGAAATCAGCTATGCCCAAATGTTTGAACGCTTAAACATTGCGATACACCAGTTTGCAAAAAGACAGATGACCTGGTTTCGAAAAATGGAGCGCAGCGGCTTTAACATCCAATGGTTGAGCGCAGAGAGCTCGCTGGAAAGCAGGCTTCAGAAAATTGAAGACCTATTATTTAATTCATCCCTATCCGTTTAAGTCTTATAATTTCCCTGTTGTAACATTCAAGTTCACCACCTTAGGTATAACAGAAGATTTTGATTATGGAATCAAGACTTAGCATGTAGTAGCCAGAGAAATATCTTATTATTTTGTATTGTTTAGATCCTACATTAGTGTGTTTTTTTATAAAAACGCTTAACTTGGATAAACCGTTATAAAATCAATACTTTAATATCATGTTTTTTTAGCATCCGCCTTAATATTCGGCAAAATTAAGGAACACTACAACTAAGGCACGCGTTTTATATCAGGAATGGAATTTCAGGTAAGATGTCGTTTTTTATTGCACTTGTTACAAAGAAAAAAAGCCTATCCATAGTTAGGTGAGCATTTTAATCCTAAAAGATCCATACTTGATTCGTAAGATTGTACACAACTTAGCAGTAAGATTCCCGCAATGGCAAAAGCCACCGTATTGTTGGCACAGAGGCTTCGGGGGATTTTCACCACATGAGTATGTTCGATACCGATTAATTAATCCTTTTCCGCGTGTCGTCAAGTTTCTCCGACAAAACGCTGTCATAGAAGCTAAAGCGTACGAGAGCGTAGCTTACATTTGTTGTGTTGTAGCCTCTGTACAGAAGACTTAACGGTTGAAAAAGACGCCTAGCAGTACAAAAAAACCTCATCTGCCTGTTTGCGCTGCCTAAGCATCAAACAACTATATGTTAATCCATATGCTGACAACAGCTTATCATCAATTGGATAGCAATCGTTAGTTTATAGACCTAATTGTTCAAACAGGAGGAATTTTAATATGTGAACAGCTCCTTTTGTCATCAAAAAACAGATATTCAAATATTAAATATCAAGATTGATGTTAAAATGTATATATTATAAAACCTATCTCACCATACGCCGTAATAGAATATAAATAAAAAAGTATAAGAGGGGAATACGAATCAAATGGATAATATTGAACTATATATTAATAGAATTTTTAAGCTAGCCGATAGGAATAAGGAGCTTAATCGTGAGATGAATGAAATTGTGGCGAGATACAATTTTATTCAAAAGCAAAACGATAAGTACCTTAGTTTGCTTTCTGATTTTACTTTTGACGATGAGGAAGTTGCCAAGCCGCGAAAGAAAGTCCATCGATTCAACAGAGCCTCCTTGCTTTATGCTTCAATTGAAGGCTTTAACAAGCTAAATGATAGCCCCAATGCGCTGGCACTAATGGATAAATTAGATGAATTACATCGGGCTATGGACGCTATTGCCAAAAAACATGGCATTATAAAAATAAAAACAGTAGGCGACACCTTCATTTATGGTGGCGGTATGCTTGAGGAGAACCGAACCAATCCTATTGAGGTTATTCTGGCAGCTTTTGAAATCCAACACGCGGCCATCACTATTAACGGGGGCGAAAACAACAGTGCTTTTTGGGAGGTGAGTATTGGTATACATACCGGCCCTGTGCTGGCCGAACCCACCGGAAAAAAGTGGGCACCATACCGCCTTTCCGGCCATGCCATTAATTTTACCAGCCGATTAAGCAAAGCAGCCGCCTCGGGCAAGATTAATATATCTGCCATGACCTATGAGCTGGTGAAAGAATTTTTTCAATGCCATCCCTCGGGACAAATGCCCGTTAAATACAAAGGGCTGATGGAAACTTATTCTGTAAGCGGTTTTTTACCAAATTTTGTGGATCCGGAAAACAAGCAAAATAAAAACAAGGATTTTGATATTAAGTTTTCACTGATACAATTCCTGGACATACAAGAAGTGGTATTAGATATGATGGAGCAGAGCCTTCCGGACGACCTTTTTTACCACAATATAAAACATACTATTGACGTAATTACTGAAGTAGAGCTTATAGGCTGGGCTGAAGGCTTGAACGAGCAAGACATACTGACGCTTAAATTAGCCGCCTTATTTCATGACTCGGGACACATGATAAGTTACAACGACCATGAACTTCACAGCACCATAATAGCCAAAAAAATGTTGTCCAAATATAAATATTCAAGTGAAGTAATCGAAAAGGTTTGCCATTTGATTATGGCCACTCGATTTCCGTCGGACCCACAAAATATTTTAGAGAAAGTTATTTGCGATTCAGACCTGGACTATCTGGGGCGTGCAGACTTTATACCGGTATCCAATATGCTGTATCAAGAGCTGAAAGTGAGAGGTATGGTAGCCTCTTTTAGTGAGTGGAACCAAAAACAGCTCAACTTTATTAAAAAGCATCAATACTATACAGATACTGCACAAAACCTACGCGAGGTAAATAAAAACAAACAAATAGAGCGCCTGGAAAGCCTGCTG
Above is a window of Saccharicrinis carchari DNA encoding:
- the miaA gene encoding tRNA (adenosine(37)-N6)-dimethylallyltransferase MiaA, which codes for MRHSNKYNLVVVLGPTASGKTALAASLAHHINGEIISADSRQVYKHMNLGTGKDYDEYIVNGQHVPYHLIDIAEPGYKYNVYEYQRDFFKAFGDIRDRNKFPLMCGGTGMYIEAVLSGFKMIQVPSNPQLREDLENKSLAELTELLQSMKRLHNTTEVDTKKRAIRAIEIEVYYQDNPQIEVKLPQLNPLIIGVDIERELRRKKITKRLTERLQEGMTDEVEGILDSGVNPKDLIYYGLEYKYVTQYIIGEISYAQMFERLNIAIHQFAKRQMTWFRKMERSGFNIQWLSAESSLESRLQKIEDLLFNSSLSV
- a CDS encoding adenylate/guanylate cyclase domain-containing protein, producing the protein MDNIELYINRIFKLADRNKELNREMNEIVARYNFIQKQNDKYLSLLSDFTFDDEEVAKPRKKVHRFNRASLLYASIEGFNKLNDSPNALALMDKLDELHRAMDAIAKKHGIIKIKTVGDTFIYGGGMLEENRTNPIEVILAAFEIQHAAITINGGENNSAFWEVSIGIHTGPVLAEPTGKKWAPYRLSGHAINFTSRLSKAAASGKINISAMTYELVKEFFQCHPSGQMPVKYKGLMETYSVSGFLPNFVDPENKQNKNKDFDIKFSLIQFLDIQEVVLDMMEQSLPDDLFYHNIKHTIDVITEVELIGWAEGLNEQDILTLKLAALFHDSGHMISYNDHELHSTIIAKKMLSKYKYSSEVIEKVCHLIMATRFPSDPQNILEKVICDSDLDYLGRADFIPVSNMLYQELKVRGMVASFSEWNQKQLNFIKKHQYYTDTAQNLREVNKNKQIERLESLLAVESNAG
- the smpB gene encoding SsrA-binding protein SmpB, with amino-acid sequence MQKQNKLNIRNKKAYFDYDILEKYVAGIQLSGTEIKSLRLGKASLVEAYCYFVKNDLWVRGFNIAEYFFGTYNNHLPLRERKLLLNKKELQKLLRKTKESGLTIIPLKVFITEKGWAKMEIGLAKGKKSHDKRETLKTKDAKREMDRIKKMH